The Haloplanus sp. CK5-1 genome contains a region encoding:
- the aglJ gene encoding S-layer glycoprotein N-glycosyltransferase AglJ, producing MDSRPGDVCILIPTLDEAETIGDVVEDFREAGFSDVLVVDGGSTDGTRDVAREAGARVVQQSGTGKGQAVREAISNHVDADYVLMLDGDGTYRAADANEMLAPLRSGEAAHVIGNRFADMRSGAMTFLNRVGNRLINAAFRTIHRDDFGDILSGYRAFTRESFEAMHLTADGFGIETEMAVECAKHGIPTTVVPITYRPRPSGSNTNLHPVRDGGIIFLELYRRAKTNNPLFYFGSIGTVSTLFGGLVAAYVGVEWVTQRVSHEVLAIVAAFAILVGVQLLMFGVLADLILSLHREQLREQE from the coding sequence ATGGATTCCCGGCCCGGTGATGTCTGTATCCTCATTCCAACCTTGGATGAGGCCGAGACCATCGGCGACGTCGTCGAGGACTTCCGCGAGGCGGGATTCTCCGACGTCCTCGTCGTCGACGGCGGGTCGACCGACGGCACCCGCGACGTCGCCCGCGAGGCGGGCGCGCGCGTCGTCCAGCAGTCGGGGACGGGAAAGGGACAGGCGGTTCGCGAAGCCATCTCGAACCACGTCGACGCCGACTACGTCCTCATGCTCGACGGCGACGGCACGTACCGCGCCGCCGACGCGAACGAGATGCTCGCCCCCCTCCGCTCGGGCGAGGCCGCCCACGTCATCGGGAACCGCTTCGCAGACATGCGTTCGGGCGCGATGACGTTCCTCAACCGGGTCGGCAACCGCCTCATCAACGCCGCCTTCCGGACGATCCACCGCGACGACTTCGGCGACATCCTCTCGGGCTACCGCGCCTTTACTCGCGAGTCCTTCGAGGCGATGCACCTCACCGCCGACGGCTTCGGCATCGAGACGGAGATGGCCGTCGAGTGTGCCAAACACGGGATCCCGACGACGGTGGTCCCGATAACCTACCGCCCTCGCCCTTCGGGGTCGAACACGAACCTCCACCCGGTCCGGGACGGCGGGATCATCTTCCTCGAACTGTACCGCCGGGCGAAGACCAACAATCCCCTCTTCTACTTCGGAAGCATCGGCACGGTGTCGACACTGTTCGGGGGTCTCGTCGCCGCCTACGTCGGCGTCGAGTGGGTCACCCAGCGCGTCTCCCACGAGGTGCTCGCGATCGTCGCCGCCTTCGCCATCCTCGTCGGCGTCCAACTGCTGATGTTCGGGGTGCTCGCGGATCTGATCCTCTCGTTGCACCGCGAGCAACTCCGCGAACAGGAGTGA